A single region of the Populus nigra chromosome 2, ddPopNigr1.1, whole genome shotgun sequence genome encodes:
- the LOC133681406 gene encoding protein TRIGALACTOSYLDIACYLGLYCEROL 3, chloroplastic-like isoform X1 gives MRLVSSGSMLLSPLCLPNWYAPSTGIPFNNSLCLMPRKDQRNIVCACVAPPRPNIGREGFSENKFTDSYKPEKLSRIREPEEDDSDVLIECRNVYKSFGEKHILRGVSFKIRHGEAVGIIGPSGTGKSTILKIIAGLLAPDRGEVYIRGKKRDGLISDEVMSGLRIGLVFQSAALFDSLTVRENVGFLLYENSSMSEEQIMDLVAETLAAVGLKGVEDRLPSELSGGMKKRVALARSIIFDTTKETIEPEVLLYDEPTAGLDPIASTVVEDLIRHVHMKGEDARKPGKIASYVVVTHQHSTIRRAVDRLLFLHEGKVVWQGITQEFMTSTKPIVQQFASGSLDGPIKY, from the exons ATGCGCTTGGTCTCATCTGGCTCAATGCTATTATCTCCGCTTTGTCTGCCAAATTGGTATGCTCCCTCCACTGGGATACCATTCAACAATTCACTTTGTTTAATGCCGAGGAAGGATCAAAGAAATATTGTTTGTGCCTGTGTGGCTCCTCCTCGACCCAACATAGGGAGGGAGGGATTTTCCGAAAACAAATTCACT GATTCATATAAACCAGAGAAATTAAGCAGGATACGTGAACCGGAGGAGGATGATTCTGATGTTCTCATCGAATGCAGAAATGTTTACAAGTCATTTGGGGAGAAGCATATATTAAGAGGTGTGAGCTTCAAG ATCAGACACGGTGAAGCAGTTGGAATAATTGGACCTTCTGGCACTGGTAAATCTACAATTTTGAAGATTATTGCAGGACTTCTTGCTCCGGACAGG GGTGAGGTTTATATTCGAGGTAAAAAGAGAGATGGTTTGATCAGCGATGAGGTGATGTCTGGGCTTCGAATTGGATTG GTGTTTCAAAGTGCAGCACTTTTTGATTCTTTGACTGTGCGTGAAAATGTTGGTTTCCTTTT ATACGAAAATTCTAGCATGTCGGAAGAGCAAATCATGGATCTCGTGGCAGAAACTTTGGCTGCAGTTGGTTTAAAG GGAGTAGAGGACCGGTTACCTTCTGAATTATCTGGTGGAATGAAGAAAAGAGTTGCTCTAGCTCGGTCTATAATTTTTGATACCACAAAGGAAACAATTGAACCAGAG GTACTCTTATATGATGAACCAACAGCTGGACTTGATCCAATAGCATCTACTGTAGTTGAAGATCTCATCCGCCATGTTCATATGAAAGGTGAGGATGCACGGAAACCTGGGAAGATTGCGTCTTATGTGGTGGTTACTCATCAACATAGTACTATTAGAAGGGCTGTTGACAG GTTGCTGTTTCTACATGAAGGAAAGGTTGTTTGGCAAGGAATAACTCAAGAATTCATGACATCAACCAAACCAATTGTTCAACAG TTTGCATCTGGCAGCCTTGATGGGCCTATTAAATATTAG
- the LOC133681406 gene encoding protein TRIGALACTOSYLDIACYLGLYCEROL 3, chloroplastic-like isoform X2, with product MRLVSSGSMLLSPLCLPNWYAPSTGIPFNNSLCLMPRKDQRNIVCACVAPPRPNIGREGFSENKFTIRHGEAVGIIGPSGTGKSTILKIIAGLLAPDRGEVYIRGKKRDGLISDEVMSGLRIGLVFQSAALFDSLTVRENVGFLLYENSSMSEEQIMDLVAETLAAVGLKGVEDRLPSELSGGMKKRVALARSIIFDTTKETIEPEVLLYDEPTAGLDPIASTVVEDLIRHVHMKGEDARKPGKIASYVVVTHQHSTIRRAVDRLLFLHEGKVVWQGITQEFMTSTKPIVQQFASGSLDGPIKY from the exons ATGCGCTTGGTCTCATCTGGCTCAATGCTATTATCTCCGCTTTGTCTGCCAAATTGGTATGCTCCCTCCACTGGGATACCATTCAACAATTCACTTTGTTTAATGCCGAGGAAGGATCAAAGAAATATTGTTTGTGCCTGTGTGGCTCCTCCTCGACCCAACATAGGGAGGGAGGGATTTTCCGAAAACAAATTCACT ATCAGACACGGTGAAGCAGTTGGAATAATTGGACCTTCTGGCACTGGTAAATCTACAATTTTGAAGATTATTGCAGGACTTCTTGCTCCGGACAGG GGTGAGGTTTATATTCGAGGTAAAAAGAGAGATGGTTTGATCAGCGATGAGGTGATGTCTGGGCTTCGAATTGGATTG GTGTTTCAAAGTGCAGCACTTTTTGATTCTTTGACTGTGCGTGAAAATGTTGGTTTCCTTTT ATACGAAAATTCTAGCATGTCGGAAGAGCAAATCATGGATCTCGTGGCAGAAACTTTGGCTGCAGTTGGTTTAAAG GGAGTAGAGGACCGGTTACCTTCTGAATTATCTGGTGGAATGAAGAAAAGAGTTGCTCTAGCTCGGTCTATAATTTTTGATACCACAAAGGAAACAATTGAACCAGAG GTACTCTTATATGATGAACCAACAGCTGGACTTGATCCAATAGCATCTACTGTAGTTGAAGATCTCATCCGCCATGTTCATATGAAAGGTGAGGATGCACGGAAACCTGGGAAGATTGCGTCTTATGTGGTGGTTACTCATCAACATAGTACTATTAGAAGGGCTGTTGACAG GTTGCTGTTTCTACATGAAGGAAAGGTTGTTTGGCAAGGAATAACTCAAGAATTCATGACATCAACCAAACCAATTGTTCAACAG TTTGCATCTGGCAGCCTTGATGGGCCTATTAAATATTAG
- the LOC133682014 gene encoding uncharacterized protein LOC133682014, with protein MLKILNKRLRRLYSRFRRRIGSGSRRKVVIKKFGKSNSKLQNNIKVEPTINGSAAVHPNGQLGEEKPIKLATFNAALFSMAPAVPKTENPSSVDYEGEEFADTRRPINSNKLRAKSANDRPKSILKQSPLHPNSIDGNENLSRQQKFAKSKLRVSINLPDNEISLLRNRQLSFREDEKEGASSVNISRILRGKAPMRPQSVSLARNTGNGGIDGEGYRSTRTVLQVLKELDADILALQDVKAEEEKAMKPLSDLAAALGMDYVFAESWAPEYGNAILSKWPIKRWKVQKIFDDTDFRNVLKATIDVPQAGEVNFHCTHLDHLDENWRMKQIDAIIQSSDAPHILAGGLNSLDETDYSEERWTDIVKYYEEMGKPTPKVEVMSFMKSKHYSDAKDYAGECEAVVILAKGQNVQGTCKYGTRVDYILASPNSPYKFVPGSYSVFSSKGTSDHHIVKVDIVKARCSSQEKVARKKRQPKQKVVKITNSSPTKGIWKTHT; from the exons ATGCTCAAAATCCTCAACAAAAGGCTCAGGCGCCTTTATTCTCGTTTCCGGAGGCGTATTGGCAGTGGTTCCAGGCGCAAGGTTGTCATAAAGAAATTTGGAAAATCAAACTCCAAATTACAAAATAACATCAAAGTTGAGCCCACCATTAATGGGTCTGCTGCTGTCCATCCAAATGGTCAATTGGGCGAGGAGAAGCCAATCAAGTTAGCAACTTTTAATGCTGCCCTGTTTTCAATGGCACCTGCTGTGCCTAAAACAGAGAATCCTTCGAGTGTTGACTATGAAGGTGAAGAGTTTGCAGACACTAGAAGGCCTATAAATAGTAACAAGCTACGCGCAAAGTCTGCAAATGATCGGCCGAAGAGTATTCTGAAGCAGTCTCCCCTGCATCCAAACTCCATCGATGGTAATGAGAATCTCTCTAGGCAACAAAAGTTTGCTAAATCAAAGTTAAGGGTATCGATCAATTTGCCTGATAATGAGATTTCATTATTGAGAAATAGGCAATTGAGCTTCAGAGAAGACGAAAAGGAGGGTGCTTCAAGTGTTAATATAAGTAGAATTCTGAGGGGAAAGGCTCCTATGAGGCCACAAAGCGTGAGTTTGGCAAGAAATACGGGAAATGGTGGGATCGATGGAGAGGGTTATAGGAGTACAAGGACAGTGCTTCAAGTGCTGAAAGAGCTGGATGCAGATATTTTGGCTTTGCAAGATGTGAAAGCAGAGGAGGAGAAAGCAATGAAGCCTCTTTCTGATTTGGCTGCTGCTTTGGGGATggattatgtttttgctgagAGCTGGGCTCCTGAGTATGGAAATGCTATCCTCTCAAAGTGGCCGATCAAGAGATGGAAAGTGCAAAAGATCTTTGATGATACTGATTTCAG GAATGTTCTTAAGGCCACAATTGACGTGCCACAGGCAGGAGAGGTCAACTTCCACTGCACCCACCTTGACCATCTCGATGAGAACTGGCGGATGAAGCAAATAGATGCCATAATACAATCAAGTGATGCTCCTCATATCTTAGCTGGAGGTCTTAATTCCCTCGACGAGACAGATTACTCTGAAGAGAGGTGGACAGACATCGTAAAG TACTATGAGGAGATGGGAAAGCCAACACCAAAAGTTGAAGTAATGAGTTTCATGAAGAGTAAACATTACAGTGATGCTAAGGACTATGCAGGAGAATGTGAAGCAGTAGTCATTTTAGCTAAAGGCCAAA ATGTGCAAGGGACTTGTAAGTATGGGACTCGAGTAGATTACATACTGGCATCTCCAAATTCCCCCTACAAGTTTGTTCCAGGGTCATACTCGGTGTTTTCTTCTAAAGGGACTTCTGATCATCATATTGTGAAAGTTGATATCGTAAAAGCAAGATGCAGCAGTCAAGAAAAAGTCGCTAGAAAGAAACGGCAACCTAAACAGAAAGTTGTAAAGATAACCAACAGTTCTCCTACAAAAGGTATATGGAAAACACACACATGA